Part of the Bacillus sp. N1-1 genome, CTTACGAAAAAGGCTCCCGAAGCCGCTTCTCTCTCCAATCGTTTTAGAGAAGTGATACAACACTACAAAGAAATTAGTGAGCAAATTCCGGACAAACCAGAAATTTATTGGGAATGGTGGCCTAAACCGATTTTTACCCCAGGGAATACAAACTGGCTAACTGAAATAAGCGAGCTAGCAGGTGCGAAGAACCTATTTCGAGATGTAGAGCTCGCTTCTGTGCAAACAGACTGGGCAGACGTCGTGAATCGTAAACCTGATCATATTTGTCTTGCATGGGTAGGTGTTCGACAGAACAAAGTGAATCCAGCTATCGTAAAAAAACGACCAGACTGGGAGCAGCTTCAGGACCGGCCAATTCATGTCCTTGAAGAATGGTTATATTGTCGCCCATCTCCTCGTTTATTGACTGGCCTTGTGAAACTAGCTGCGATCCTTCATCCTGAACGCTCCCCTGCTTTTGAAGGTGAAGACATGTTTCTAGAAAAATAGCACGATACAAAACGTCGGAGAAGCGCTTCTCCGACGTTTTGTTTTTCCTATTCTTTTTCGCTCATTAACTCTTGTCTAAACACTTGCATCGATTCTTCTTCATTCAAGGTTTGGAGCATTTCTTCTGTTAACGTGCCCTCTCCTTTTTGAATGAGATAAACGTCCAGTGTTTTCTTTCCCCATTCTGTATAAACATCATGAACAGTGTCGTAATAAAGATCGATACGATCTCCAATAATAGCACTTCCTGTATCTGCGACTACACCAAAACCGTATTCTGGAATAAAAAGAACACTTCCAATTGGAAATACAGACGTATCAGCAGCAATCGTGGAATAAAGATCACGCTTCACTTTAACCCCTGAAAAGGTAATTCCATAAGCAGGATGATCAGGCGTTTTCCCCGTTGACTCTTCTCCCGCTGTATAACCAGTTGCTGTTACTGTGTGAACGGGATACTGTGACCAATCCTGGGACTTAGCAAGCGTTAATCGATCCTCTTTACTGAATACGACCTGTTCAGGAAACAGCCATTTTGACACATCATTAATCGAAAGACCAGATAATAATAAATAAGTTGATAGCAAAGCTGCTGCAAAAAGCCCGGTAAATGCGACACCTTTTGCGATCAGCAGAATGACTCGCACATCTTCCACTCCTCTCATGGTCTATTCATTTCCAGAGAAGTGGAAAGCTATTCATTCAGTTACTTGGATTCTATGACGCAAAAAAAGCTTCTGCCAACAAATGGCGAAGCTTTTAGAACATTTGATATCCTCTTACACGAAGCATTCTAATTGCAACACCTGCAAAAACTGCTCCAACAAGGCCAGCGGATAAAATAATCGCATCGGCACTTCCTAGAGAAAGAAGGTCAGTTCCTAACGCTTTAAAAGAAGAACCGGGTGACGAGAAATATTGAAAGAACGAGACGTTATCAATAATCATGATAACGATTACAGGATAAGCAACTGCCATGATCCAAGTTGAACGAAGGAGCATATTAAGCAGAAATCCAATCCCAAAGAAAAGAACAATAAACAACAGCATCGAAATAATCAGCTGTGGAATGGCCATTGTTTCACCCCCAAGTAATCATTGTTAGTTTACTGGATTGTCCCTTTTTAGTCAATGAACGGAGAGTGAACAAAGAAAAGCGGAAGCGCCTTGTTCACCTGCGACAAGCTTAAGACGAGAACAAAAAGAAAAGCTAAGCGCCTTTAAGCGCTTAGCTTGTTGGATTTTGTTTAGCTCCACTACCTCCACAATTATCACATGTTTCCGATCCACCAAGAAGCAGTTGAAAGTACCCCTTTCCCTGGCAATAAGGACAGTCTGTAGCTTTCGCCTTATTTTGATCTCTTCTCATATCAACCACTCCTTTGTTGTAATTTTCTGATAATATATCAAGAATCGTTGAAAAAGAAAAACCCCAAATTTCTGCT contains:
- a CDS encoding YuiB family protein, whose translation is MAIPQLIISMLLFIVLFFGIGFLLNMLLRSTWIMAVAYPVIVIMIIDNVSFFQYFSSPGSSFKALGTDLLSLGSADAIILSAGLVGAVFAGVAIRMLRVRGYQMF
- a CDS encoding cobalamin-binding protein is translated as MRIVSLCPSNTELCAYLGLTDQLVGVDDFSDWPEQVTSLPRLGPDLSIDLNRVKELEPDLILASLSVPGMEKNIEGLDELGLSYTILNPNSLEDICNDIVTLGELTKKAPEAASLSNRFREVIQHYKEISEQIPDKPEIYWEWWPKPIFTPGNTNWLTEISELAGAKNLFRDVELASVQTDWADVVNRKPDHICLAWVGVRQNKVNPAIVKKRPDWEQLQDRPIHVLEEWLYCRPSPRLLTGLVKLAAILHPERSPAFEGEDMFLEK
- a CDS encoding 3D domain-containing protein, which encodes MLLIAKGVAFTGLFAAALLSTYLLLSGLSINDVSKWLFPEQVVFSKEDRLTLAKSQDWSQYPVHTVTATGYTAGEESTGKTPDHPAYGITFSGVKVKRDLYSTIAADTSVFPIGSVLFIPEYGFGVVADTGSAIIGDRIDLYYDTVHDVYTEWGKKTLDVYLIQKGEGTLTEEMLQTLNEEESMQVFRQELMSEKE
- a CDS encoding YuiA family protein, producing the protein MRRDQNKAKATDCPYCQGKGYFQLLLGGSETCDNCGGSGAKQNPTS